TCATTGCGTTCTTTCATCACTGTCCATTTTTCAATTGCCTGTTTCAGTTGCTTTTGAATCATGTTCATGAATTTCATCATCACTAAGTCCCTCATTCACTGCTCCAGCCATTCCTACACCAACATCAAAAACTATCGCGCGATCTTCATTTTGTAAAAAAGTGTAATTAGCATTTCCAACTGATAATACTCAAAAAGATGAATAACCATTTAAATTAGAGTTGCTTCCATTTCCTTCTCCACCATTATTGTTATTATTTTCAGGGTCTGTTATCTCATTTTTATTTCCACAAGAAACCAAAAGTGAACTTGTTCCAAAAGTTAAACTAGCTGCAAATAATACACTTATAACTTTTTTCATATAACCTCCAAGTTTTGAATATTCTCTCACAAATAAAATTAAAAAATGTATAAAAAAATACAACTAAAGAATTATTTTAATATATAATTTTTACAACAACTTAATATTGCAAAAACTTATACAGGGTAGCATAATGGGCTACTGACCCGCCTCAAGACCAATCTTGAGACTATAAGTTTTAAGAGAGGGATTGTTTTTGCTTGCACAAAAACACCCTCTTTTTCTTTGTTTAAGTTGTGAAGGAGAATTATGAAAAAATTATTAATTATTTTATCAACATTTTCATTATCAGCTAGCACTTTTTCATTTACAGTTTCGTGTTCTAATGAAAAAGATTTTAGAGGTGGCACTGTAAAATTAAATGAAATAAGTAATTTAAAATTAAATATTGGTTATGTAAAGGCAAATACCCCATCACTAATTGCTATAACTTTTGCAAGCAAAAACAGTGGGATTTTGCCTAAAGGAACAACAGCAAATGATTTCTATGTAACAGATATAACGGATTCATCTGCTTTATTATATGGTAAAGAAAGTTCAAAAATATTTGACTCAAAAAAACAATATGCAGTTAATATTGTTTTTGAAATCAAAAATGAGAGCTTAGATGTACCTATTGATTATGATCAATTAAATGTTGGAATTTGAAATCAAAATTCTCAAGGTTTTTATTATTCAAACAATTCTGAAGCGGAATACTATGATTCAACTAAAAATTTGAGCGGTGAAGCTTTAAAAAATGAACTTTATACAATATCACACAAAAATTTTGTTACATTGTCATATGATACAGCAAAAGAAGCTTTAGTTCAAACTGATTTAATTGTTAAGGATGGTGAAACTTTTATTTATGGTTTCTACGATGGCCAGTTGTATAAACCAAAATGAGAAGGTGGGCAAAGCAATGATACTTGAAATAGAGAACATATATGACCACAATCAAAATTCGATAAGTCAACTTCAAGGGGAGACTTACATAATTTAAGAGCATGTAATGTAAAAACAAATGCAGTCAGAGGGAATAGATATTTTAAAGATTCTTTAACATCAACAGAAAAAAATACTATTGTAAGTTCTGATGCTTATTTTCCAGGGAAAGATTTTAAAGGAGATGTATCAAGAGCTTTAATGTACATGGCAATTCAGTACAAAGATTTAAACTTAACAAATAACGAATCATTAATTAAACCAACAAACGCAAAATACATGGGAGTTTTAGATATACTTTTAAAATGACATAAAGAAGATCCGGTAGATGCTTTTGAAATGCAAAGAAATGAAATTATATACAAACACTATCAAAAAAATAGAAATCCTTTTATTGATCATCCAGAATATGCACATTTAATTTGAGAAAATAAAACAATTTCAGATTTACTAGAATAAAATACCAAATCATAATTTTTCGAACAACTTAATATTGCAAAAACTTATACAGGGTAGCATAATGGGCTACTGACCCGCCTCAGACCAATCTTGAGACTATAAGTTTTAAGAGAGGGAATGTTTTTTGCTTATACAAAAACACCCTCTTTTTCTACTTTCTTATGTTTTTTTGTATTAAAAAGTTGTAAAAAGCAAACAAAAAAGGGGACATAAATGAAAAAATTATTAACAATATTATCAGCTGTTGGAATATCAGCTACATCAGCTTCTGTTGTTGTATCATGTAGTACAAAAGATGGTAAAGGATACCAAAATATTAAATCTATTGAGTCAGAGTTGTCTGCTTTAGTTTTAACTAAAACAGATAAAGCATGAACAATTGAAGATTTACAAAAAGAAGTTGACTTAAAATATGGAGCGAGTGAACTTAAAGTTGAATCAATTACCGTTGATTCAACAAATGATAAAAAAGCAAATATTAAAATAAGTGCAGTAGGAAAAAAATTTAAAGGTTCAGTAACAATTGAACATAATTTTGAAGCAGGGGCATCAAACTCAATTGATATTTCAACTTTAAGTTTTAATGATAATTTATACATGGAAGCAGAAGACTTAGCAGATTTAGATAAAGTTCTAACTGCAATACAAGAAAACTCAACATCAACTGAAAGTTCTAATATAGATTGAACAAAACTTAAAATAGAAGCCAAAGAAGATGGTTTATATTTAGTTCCAAACATTGATCAGACTTATTCAGGTTCAAGAAAATTAAATGTACAAGAAAAATTGAAATTAAGTCAGTTAGAATTGCAAGCTAATGTTGGTTTTGTTACTTCAAATAACTATGCAATTATATTGGATGCATTCTTAGAGGCAAATAAAACTAAAATTTCAGAATTA
This is a stretch of genomic DNA from Mesoplasma coleopterae. It encodes these proteins:
- a CDS encoding endonuclease; this translates as MKKLLIILSTFSLSASTFSFTVSCSNEKDFRGGTVKLNEISNLKLNIGYVKANTPSLIAITFASKNSGILPKGTTANDFYVTDITDSSALLYGKESSKIFDSKKQYAVNIVFEIKNESLDVPIDYDQLNVGIWNQNSQGFYYSNNSEAEYYDSTKNLSGEALKNELYTISHKNFVTLSYDTAKEALVQTDLIVKDGETFIYGFYDGQLYKPKWEGGQSNDTWNREHIWPQSKFDKSTSRGDLHNLRACNVKTNAVRGNRYFKDSLTSTEKNTIVSSDAYFPGKDFKGDVSRALMYMAIQYKDLNLTNNESLIKPTNAKYMGVLDILLKWHKEDPVDAFEMQRNEIIYKHYQKNRNPFIDHPEYAHLIWENKTISDLLE